In the Colias croceus chromosome 1, ilColCroc2.1 genome, ttaatgtatcacCAACAATATTCCAAACGCACTGAACAAACAACGcaaaaaataaactctatgtaaatttaaaaaaataaccaaaATATTCACAATTTACTAGCGTGCATAGAGATGaagataaaatttcaaatcttAACAGGAATGTTGAGttgacatgtttttttttacaatttatcacccttaaaacaaaagttttgtttgttatattcaaacacagatcacagaaactaaagggaGATATGGTTAGGGGGCGGGGCCGGTGTCGCAGCAATATGCCCAAAATAAGAACACATGCTGTTTGTTGCATTCAGTTGACGTTCGACCGTCGGCCGGGTATTATTTGACAATGCCGCGTTGTTCCgttaaagtttgtaaaaaccGAAGTGAAACCAGCAACTTTAAGTCAAATGGAATcacataccatcggtaagtactgaaaattatactattttcttactataatttcaaaaacaatattacgtAGAGTGATTTCTTGGTTTCATTATGTGACAGAACGACAGTCACATTAATTTATGGAAATACTTTACAATGCTTCTTCTGTACGTGACTCTATTCAAACGCGGAGTACGAATACCGCAATGTATAATGAAGATACTAAAGCTAACAAAAACGTTCGATCGTGTAGTACGGCCGCTGCTCGCGGTCGTTACTTGAGGATGCGCGTCGAGTGTGTCCATGTCGATAAGATTCGGATTTTTTAtcgtattatgtattattttactaccttattttatatcataatgTATTACTATTAGCTTAATATctgattgtattattattatttgataggtACTCgagcaataattttatagtgaTTATTATTcatggattaaaaaaaattcacttatttcatacttattttactttacaATAAGTCAATAGGCAATGCTTTATGTACTTCATCACCATGAATGCTACCATCAAGGTGTCCATTTCAATTTTCTACCTAGTTACTGTATTGcctataaattgttttaattttaacgtttttcATTTATCGACAAGCAATCCCTATCGTAAAAGCATATCTTGCGGCTGTGTGGTGCTGTATACGTACGTTACTTACAATCTAGTATGCGAACGAATAGTCGCTCTCAAATTTTTGTGTGATGACACGCACACAACGCgaagtattgtttttattttgtttactgttGTGTGCGTAAATTTGTTATGAGACACTGGTTTCGTACTCAGCGCAAGCGATTGGCATCTCTCTAGATCTCTATGTATTCAAACGTTAATTTGAAGTTTTGATCAGTTTCTTTTTATGGAAAAAGacaagtttatattatttaacataagtgctgatttacacagggtcagtagacaagtcagtcgcggcgccgaaattcGGCGTCGCGACTGACTGAACCgtttacatagacttcaagcctctgtactgatttcaaatctgtttacacgggtttttttttcgggtcagcactgatttgcctcgaatttgtagtcagttactgaccctgtgtaaatcagcacttatcTCCATCTCCACACACAAGAGCACTTCAAGCAACACTCACTGGCgaaatacttaaaattagACATTTAGCATTTATCCACGAAGGTAATTTATCTAATTACTCAATACACTAAATAGATTTCctctatttttaatagttattatgcattaaaaatatcactGTCAAGCTTATAAATCCTTCGTGAATATTAATGCTGGTTCTcacaatcaaataaaaaataaaacatcaatttGTCAATAAACCACTATTAAGAAAACGCACAGCACAATTAGAAACAACTTTATCCTTtagaaaactaaaattaacaacagactggaaaattattttcacaaaataaatgCGTGTTTTACAAACAAGCCTGggtcatataaaaatacacttaTCGCatgcaaacaaaaaaataaaatcttacaaTCTTAGTCTcacaatataaaaacaaaatgtcacttgcaaaaatttaaaatagtgcACAACTTAATTATGAAAACTTAACAATATGTGTAAATAACATTATGACGAatttatttcatgtaaataaagtatttttatgtaaagtgTACAATGTACCGCtttgttatatatatataagaatttaaaagTCCTATATGCCTAAGTTTTTGGCACTATCACGCGTGAGATCAAGTTTTCAAATAACTATTTGGTATTTGGTTATTAAAATGAGAAACAATATATTAAGACATTTTTAggaaaacaaacatttaaaaacattgtatttatctatactattcTGAGAAgccaataaaactaaatattccTATCTAAAATCAACATGCACTTAAAATGGCGCAATTATTCTAAATAACATGCACCCAGTTCTTTGCTTAGTCACAAATTAAGGGAATcacctaaaattaaattgcgTCTGGTGACtagattaataattacaccttTGGTTAAAATACGCTTTATAATCGTATTTTGAAGTTCATTGTAAATAAGTTTcttttaaatgcaaaaattcgttgtagtcgaataagcaatataatttataactcgTATTTAAGTGTGTTGAATACACTCACACGCAACGCAAACACGCAGAAGTGCATAAAGATATTATCATCGATTATTCGAAATCTTATGAGACCGACTCATACACACCCCTCTATATCACACTTTACATGTGAATGTATCAATGCACAATTGCAATCAATCAATGCATGAACTTCATAAGCACAaagctaattaaaaatttcacttGGCCGTAAACAAACGTATATTCACCCGTAAATATCTTCACTGATAcataatgtaacaaaaaacatCACATTCCAACATGACCTAAGAAATTTAATTGCTCCTACAAGTCTACTACTAAATTCCAAGTTATCTCGAAACCAAAATTATTTCCTATACATAGTGTACTACACTTAACAAAGTGCCATTCACTGTCATAAAACACTGTCCTCTCCCATCTACTAAGCACTCTCAACTTTAACACGTATCGCGCCCGACGCGTACACTTTCGCATCTAAATCCGTACGTACAGTTACAAGTCTGATAATAAATTCCGAGTTTACTCGAAACCTATTCATTCTGCAACACATTATAGCCCTATCACTATTGTTAACAATATCCCCCTCCCCCCTTTTCCACTAAACACTCTCAACTTTAACGCGTATCGCGCCCGACGCGTACACGCTCGCATCTAAATCCGTGCGCACACGTGTACGCCCCTGTACGTGTTTACTCCCATGTGTACGTGTAAGTGTAGGTGTAAGTGTATGTGTAGGTGTAAGTGTAAGTGTACGAGCGCGTGTGTGCACCTGCACGAGCGGCGCCACGCACACGCCGTCCTGCTGCTGCATGGAGGCCACCATCGACTGGTAGACAGACGCAGATACGGGAACTGTAATCACGCCCGACACGGACACGGGATAGCctggaaaataataattatttattagttttaactTTTGTGCAAACCTACATGCAGTTAAAATTTTGTTCAGAACAGTTGTCAAGTgtgtatttttactttttagcaGGGTACATCAAATAGTAgggtttaaaaatattttaactgttTGGGGAAACAATTAGTAAATCCGTTCAAGTTTGTCGTTTTGCCTGAATACTTTTAAAAGGTAAACGTATCACTGTGtctgtatataattttacgtGGGCAGATATCGTTATGCGTGAATATGAATAGGAATGTGTGAGCATATTGTGTTACTGCGCAATACGCATATCTCTATGTAACTATGCATGTATAGGTGTCACTATTATGGGTGCCTGCGTGTTGCCTGTGCTATTGCACGTGTGTTGTATGTCGAGTTATGCAAGAGCACGTATTGCTGCGCATGTTTCTATGTAACTTCACATGTCTATACATCACTGTGCTTGTTTGTGTGTCACTTTATGTGTCTgtttgtatgtctgtctgtctgctcGTACTCACCGTGGCCGTCGTCGGTGGTGAGTATGATCTGCGTGTCGGAGTTGAGGCCGGCCTCGTTCAGGTCCACGGCCACGCCCTCCCCGTCCAGCCCGCTCACCGGCACTCCGCTCACTACCGCACCGCCTTCTGTACTTTGGATctgtacacacacacacaaatttatataagcaacataattaataatttaagatgaaaacaagtacacacacacaaagtCATGGAAACGGGTCAAGGAACAAAAAAATTCCCTATATCATCGCAGACTCAGCGCATTGCACAGGAACGTGAATTGTTTATTGCGCATTATAAGCATTCATTTTTTTTGCATAATGCAAGTCTTGCAGAAGAATTTAGTTGTGAAAAGCAATGATGAATTTCTAGTAATTcgatgttttatttcaggtctccttaatataatatttttttaataccgGAAAACCTTTTAGTAATACATCAAACATTTTCATCTTGTCAATTATCTCTTCAAGTCTCATTAAAAGCAATGAAAATAGTTTAAGacaaaattatctttaaaaaaaattgcattgcATTACACTCATTCAATGATATCTAACTTATAATTTTTCCATtatagtacgggagctagcaacgtttaaaaaaaagtcattttagtatagttgggtttttgatatactgtttctcttgctatttcggttagagtccgggctgtctggctggccgcagtggttgcgtttattagtgcgcatcttatctgcacaggaaaatatccttaatttaaagtcattttttaacgcgtaatttttaatcttttgcctttagatagatccatcagacataatttttttattgcaagacgttttttttcgttgtaaaataggtgccatacgcaatttttatttcaatataactaaaatgtcatcgaaataagtgaaattacatcaacatgagtccgcttaaaaggtaagtaataactttattatttatattatattatccttttttaatacttatattgaataattagtaaactaatatttttaatagatggtttcatatttattacacttttgggtataaatatgaatttgatgatatttgtattttctagtgtttgattttacgcgagtattatacattttgaaattaaagacttgggaaaataatacaatgaataaatcgcgtttaaaatccgttaaaaagtctttaatttcttgatgaaatttggtttttatcaagtttacattaaagtcctatttgaggttcgttgggaaaaaggaggcgatatggtagattgttgtaaaaaaaatgtaaatagtaaaatgaatattatatatagtataagtaacacagtgattacttatccttcactgggactcatgttgatggaatttcacttatttcgatgatattttaattatattgaaataaaaattgcgtctggcacctatttaacaacgaaaaaaacgtcttgcaataaaaaatgtatgtctaatggatctatctaaaggcaaaagattaaaaattacgcgttaaaaaatgactttaaattaaggatattttcctgtgcagataagatgcgcactattaaacgcaaccaatgcggccagccagacagcccggactgtaaccgaaatagcaagaggaatagcatatcaaagaaccaactatactaaaatgctcacttgtcaacgttgctacctcctagaatattaAGAACAATTTCCCCACAACCCACCTCTATCCAACAACAACACACAAAAAATTAAGTCAAAAGTTCTGTCAAGTCATAAATAGCGAAAAATACAAACACATACGACTTGCGCGGTGGTCCCGTCGGGCAGCGTGATGATCGGGCTGTTCGGGTCCACCTGGATCAGCGACACCGAGCCGTCCGGGTTCGTGATCGTTTGCAGCACGGCGGGGGCGTATTGCGACATCTGGATGTTATAAACGTATTTATTCATATACGTTATAACATGTGGAATCGAATATAAGATGGGTAACATAAatgagaatttatttttttggcaATTCGTTTGAATAGAGACAAACATTTACTTAAGGTTAGaagattttttctattatagtTAAAGGTAGAAACAGCCTTAAAATCTTATTTCTAGTGCGGCAACCTAACACCTACAAGAGGATCCCAAATcccacataattattatggatCAATTAAGTAAACACACGAGCAAATGCGTGTCCGATATCTACCGGCCTGCATATAATCACGCTGCTACATACATGCACGGCAAGCTATAAAATCACAAGTCGACATCTGCTAGCGTCCTCTGGTAGATGTACACTTCCTGGCCGTGCTTGTTCAACCCATAATCAGCCACGGGTAGTAAATTACTAGCCGCAATAGTATCCCACTTCATAGTGCGGCAACCTCACTCTCACTTAAGGTTCCCAAGTGACACAAAAAGATCCCAAACATACATCAACATCGGCTAGTGTCATCTGGTCGATGCACACTTGCTGTGACGTCAGCACCGCCTGCTGGCCGTGCTTGCTCGACCCGCCAGAGTTGCAACTGCCGCTTGGCATACATTGCGATGActgttttttataaacattgcgaatattttttttgtggtaGGATTTTTTATGCAGATTTCGGTATAAGCGAAACAGTAAAAGTTTCACAGGGATCATTTTAGTCGATAATGATCAAGTTCGTTGACATAATAGTGCAATATAGTCAAATTTCAAATCATTGTTCAGgatcatattttaaatggtTGCAAAACATgaatagttaattaatatcCATAAAAATACATCGATAATAATACAACATGTTACCAAAATCCAGGCAGCAATCCAATTTTGAATGAATGCGGAAATGAAGAAAACATTTAGCattattacttaaaattatttaaaaaagtacgaaatattaagtataaatattgTGACATGTTCACAGTGgtgatttggatgaaatttcaTGATTCGAAATTTAGATGTTGTTGAATGAGTTGAATGTATTTCTTCAACATTTTGTCATTTTcgaaaacacattataaattaaatttattgtatgtgtatgtgcGTGCTTATGTGTGAAAGTACGTTAATGTGTCTACACAATATGTATATGCGGGTCTATGcgtgtatgtatgtgtgtataaACATACCGCAGGCGACAGCGCCCTCTGGTGGTgcttatcatcatcatcgtccGTGAAGGCGGGCAGCAGGTCCTCACGCCCGTGGTACTTGTAGCAGTTGATCACTATCTGCCGCAGCGCGTGCGTCCACGACATCTGCACGGACACACATACAgtttttgttaagttttaagGCAGAAAAAAGATTTTCTTGGGTAATGAGAAGATATAGCTGCtgtaaatacaaatacaattattacactctattaattataaaagttttggTCTATTAgtgcagtggtggctcagtggtgagacctcggacttcgaatcgataagtccgtggttcgagaccaggcgagcgcgcaggaaataaattgatttttcaatttatctgcgcatgttgtaacatcaccactgctcgaacggtgaaggaaaacatcgtgaggaaaccgacatgtcgaagaattaaaaagttcgacgacatgtgtcatccgccaacccgcacttggccagcgtggtggattatggcctgtaccctcataggaggcccgtgtcccagcagtgggaacgtatatgggctgatgatgatgatgatgatgactctattaattataaaagttttggTCTATTAGGTATTagggtaaaaaataattaatgagatCATAATGAATCTAAACCTCACAATCTAATTATTACCATGAACATTACACCATTGCCAGCTCTGATTCCGAGACTAAACAGGCTTTATTTCTCCAAATCAAAAATttgttactataatatttgACAACATTTACATTATTTCTAAAGACGTTGAAGATACAACACGTACCTTTTGCTTCTCATCCTCTGAGCGAGCGTCCATGCGCACGTTGGCCCACGGCAGGTCCTTGGGCCACCACGGCGGTCGTGTAGACTCGCGACCCCAACCTGGCTTGCCTCGTACTACACAcgagaaaaaatatattattaaaaaaatatggagAAAgacagtaataaataaaaaattaaagatcaTTAATTGTGcatattgatattaaaatgcAAGATATTTCTATGCTATTTTATTGCGTTTTATTTGTTGTGAGTTTTCTTTCTcagaatttttatgtacactCATCTcccataatataaatttttaatgaacaaaatagaacaatgaattgttttattactcTTATACAATAACACTAATTAGCAAATGAGCTCTTCAAGGTTTCATTAATTCACGTACACATACGTTCAACAAATGCATACAAACCTCGTTACGTTACatgtaatgaaatgaaaataaatttattatggacATATGAGAAGAAAAAGAGATacaatttagttaaaaaaggagcttaaaaatatacgtATGCCATAATTAGGCCAACCACTCAGTGTGTTatcactgattttcagtggccgCCTTAGGATGCCTTATTGCCGTTAGAGGCGTGTACGGTACCGACAAACACTCACCCATGGAGTACTTGAGCATGAGCGGTATGAACGCGCGCAGCTGGGCCTGCGTCATCTTCTCCACCGGCGTGGGGATGCCGTCGATGATGAGCGGCGGCAGCTCGAACAGCGACGGGTCCTCctgcggcggcggcggcgcctGCGGGCCCGAGCCCAGCCCGAACTGAACAGTTATTTCGCCGAGTGCCCGGGGACGAGTGCACGTGCGCACGCGCATGTAGCGCTCCCGAGACGGTCAAACGGTTTCAAAGGACAGATGAAACCGTTTCATGTCGGCTTGAACGGTTGTCAAACAGTTTGGTTCGGCTGTAGCTAGACTTGTGTGTGACGCAGACGTAATGTCCTCGAACAAGGATAGCGAATTtcttatgtttataatgttaatgttCTCTCAGACGAGagaaaaaaaacacaaaaagacTTTGGAAGCGTCGCAACACGATCAACACCGCGTCAAACGcaacaaaaatatgaaatttcatCGAAGCTTCAAACCCGTTAATGTTTGACAAACCGTTCAAAGCACACAATATGTAAACGATCCACGATCCAAAATCTATGTGTTGGAATCAAACCGTTTGTCCGTCTAGGAAGCCTTTGAGGGTTTGTGCGCATGTGCACTCGCACAATACAGTAAGTACGTATGCGCATAGCACGCGTGCCACTCGTACGCAAGCACACGCAGAGCGGATACAGAGAGGAAGTATAATATAGGTTAATGTGGGTTTCGTTCGTATCGGAACCCAATACGTTCTCAAGTCCCCACATAATGCTTGGTCATAAAagatatttgataaaatataaaaaatttaagcgTTTTAACcaaaatacaaaatagtttACAATAACCAAATTTAATAGAGTTAAATCACAAAAACGTTTTGTATAAGTTAGCAATAAGTTTCCCATGTATAGTTTTGTTAAagagtaataataaataaataaaaactatacgAGAAGCATATAGGCCGTGATTTATGTAATTGAGCATCCTTTACATTTTAccatgtattaataaaaattattatttatttaggtatatatatttaggttattacctaatattatCTCCTCTCTGTATTCCTTTTATGGATGGGACTACAGATTTCCACTGCACTTAAAACATAACACCCCCCAAATATCTAACTAAATTACATATGGATACATCTGacttcttttaatttttgaatagagtaattaaataatttttaacttaaatGGGCAATGGAAAACGGTTAAATTGAGCAATAATATTTCAGCTCAAACTAAGAAAATTGTGTATATCTAAAATGTAACACTATCATTAAATACAAGTCAGAATTCTCTGTACATTAAGTGTTTTCAACAAttaaatgtgtgcgtgtgtacataaatacataatataaataaatacacatataCGTGTGTACAATCTACGTATGTATGTGTCACCTGCTGAGCTAACGCGTTCTCGAGCTCCTCCATGATCATGCAGCGCAGGTTGCGCACGACGTCCTCCAGCGGCTTGGCGCCGAACACGCGGTAGGAGGTGTTCGGCTTGCCCGGAGTGGCCACTAGTACGACGGCCTGCTGGCCGACGCGTGTCGCGAATTCTTCTATCGTTTGCTGTGTGGTGAAcgaatacttattattaataggGAAGtagtcatttttttttgtaaggtgtttctcaatgttagctagaagggcttctacattttaacgcggacgcgggggtgaactgaaggttcaccctggtagcgacatgcacaagggcgtcccccgttgacggggatctcgaacctcggcttgggctttcgcttgagtggaggaggccagaagggccctaatcggacgggcgcTCACCCGGGTGGGCGCGGGAACGCGGAACAAGGGACCTCGTCTTCGCCGGCGAAGACGGTGTACGCTTTCTGCTGTGGTGTGTGCGGTGTCGCGGTTTGTTCGACGTTGGGCTCGAAGTAGTCATCTATCTTTTGGTAGTTGGTTAAATGGTTATTATTCATACGCTGACACACGTGTGTAGTTGAATGGGATATAAAATTATCGATTCTTGACACAGACAGAAAAACTTTTTTTGGCTCGAACATTTTTCttcattatgatattattagtttgaactataatttcataaaagaacctatgaaataatattttatcaaatacagtacttatttgtacatttttcGAGTATGACGCGAGCTATAACTCGTCATAAATCAATTAGATGTATTCCGTATGTACACACTCAATGGCGATACATTTTTCCCTAttgaaattgataaattatttaatgaattatttgtattttattttactcgcCTCGCCTGGTGGTAAACATATGGTGCGTTTGAAAGTTAAGCATATCAGCTAAAtgaaaagtttcacttctaaaaCAAAGAATTCAAACAAAttctgaatataaaaaatatattcaaagaGATAATTTATGTATCTAGTTTTTCAAGAAACAAACTACATATTCCCAAACATCATGTATCATGCCAAATATATTCAGTCTATGACCGTGACACAATAAAACTAATGTGATTACCGCCCCTCGCACGGAAGGGTATCGATTCGCCCAAACAATGTTCAAATATTCACCCCACAGCACAAGTTCACGACGAGGTCGTTGCTACTTTAATGgggacattatttttttaactttaacttATTGAATTAGCGCCTAGCCTGTTTTGAATGCGGATTAGGATTTATTTGTTGAAGGTATTCGTTTTTTTGGGACTGTTTAGAAATTTTCTCCACTTACCCTCAGTTTCCTAAGAAGTCTATTCTGATGACGTTTTCTGACTGAAGGGTTGGTTTCAAACGAGTGCGGCCGTTTGCGTTTTTTGGAAGATGCTATGGC is a window encoding:
- the LOC123695099 gene encoding DNA-binding protein P3A2 isoform X4, with translation MVLENKRDDDSDNNMNSAVSTESMDMAEEPDYDTSYGAQDMSQADGCGLSGGSEDDEECASSPAGSAYEDAGDVIKSAMSDEVTKQLAAAGPVGMAAAAAIASSKKRKRPHSFETNPSVRKRHQNRLLRKLRQTIEEFATRVGQQAVVLVATPGKPNTSYRVFGAKPLEDVVRNLRCMIMEELENALAQQFGLGSGPQAPPPPQEDPSLFELPPLIIDGIPTPVEKMTQAQLRAFIPLMLKYSMVRGKPGWGRESTRPPWWPKDLPWANVRMDARSEDEKQKMSWTHALRQIVINCYKYHGREDLLPAFTDDDDDKHHQRALSPASSQCMPSGSCNSGGSSKHGQQAVLTSQQVCIDQMTLADVDMSQYAPAVLQTITNPDGSVSLIQVDPNSPIITLPDGTTAQVVCIQSTEGGAVVSGVPVSGLDGEGVAVDLNEAGLNSDTQIILTTDDGHGYPVSVSGVITVPVSASVYQSMVASMQQQDGVCVAPLVQVEQNGEALEAISMGGGVAQVMLQGGGEAQVLQVLSLKDATVLTKAMQQQVKSEREAVVADS
- the LOC123695099 gene encoding DNA-binding protein P3A2 isoform X5, with the protein product MVLENKRDDDSDNNMNSAVSTESMDMAEEPDYDTSYGAQDMSQADGCGLSGGSEDDEECASSPAGSAYEDAGDVIKSAMSDEVTKQLAAAGPVGMAAAAAIASSKKRKRPHSFETNPSVRKRHQNRLLRKLRQTIEEFATRVGQQAVVLVATPGKPNTSYRVFGAKPLEDVVRNLRCMIMEELENALAQQAPPPPQEDPSLFELPPLIIDGIPTPVEKMTQAQLRAFIPLMLKYSMVRGKPGWGRESTRPPWWPKDLPWANVRMDARSEDEKQKMSWTHALRQIVINCYKYHGREDLLPAFTDDDDDKHHQRALSPASSQCMPSGSCNSGGSSKHGQQAVLTSQQVCIDQMTLADVDMSQYAPAVLQTITNPDGSVSLIQVDPNSPIITLPDGTTAQVVCIQSTEGGAVVSGVPVSGLDGEGVAVDLNEAGLNSDTQIILTTDDGHGYPVSVSGVITVPVSASVYQSMVASMQQQDGVCVAPLVQVEQNGEALEAISMGGGVAQVMLQGGGEAQVLQVLSLKDATVLTKAMQMTFQQQQVKSEREAVVADS
- the LOC123695099 gene encoding DNA-binding protein P3A2 isoform X7 encodes the protein MVLENKRDDDSDNNMNSAVSTESMDMAEEDMSQADGCGLSGGSEDDEECASSPAGSAYEDAGDVIKSAMSDEVTKQLAAAGPVGMAAAAAIASSKKRKRPHSFETNPSVRKRHQNRLLRKLRQTIEEFATRVGQQAVVLVATPGKPNTSYRVFGAKPLEDVVRNLRCMIMEELENALAQQAPPPPQEDPSLFELPPLIIDGIPTPVEKMTQAQLRAFIPLMLKYSMVRGKPGWGRESTRPPWWPKDLPWANVRMDARSEDEKQKMSWTHALRQIVINCYKYHGREDLLPAFTDDDDDKHHQRALSPASSQCMPSGSCNSGGSSKHGQQAVLTSQQVCIDQMTLADVDMSQYAPAVLQTITNPDGSVSLIQVDPNSPIITLPDGTTAQVVCIQSTEGGAVVSGVPVSGLDGEGVAVDLNEAGLNSDTQIILTTDDGHGYPVSVSGVITVPVSASVYQSMVASMQQQDGVCVAPLVQVEQNGEALEAISMGGGVAQVMLQGGGEAQVLQVLSLKDATVLTKAMQMTFQQQQVKSEREAVVADS
- the LOC123695099 gene encoding DNA-binding protein P3A2 isoform X11, encoding MVLENKRDDDSDNNMNSAVSTESMDMAEEDMSQADGCGLSGGSEDDEECASSPAGSAYEDAGDVIKSAMSDEVTKQLAAAGPVGMAAAAAIASSKKRKRPHSFETNPSVRKRHQNRLLRKLRQTIEEFATRVGQQAVVLVATPGKPNTSYRVFGAKPLEDVVRNLRCMIMEELENALAQQFGLGSGPQAPPPPQEDPSLFELPPLIIDGIPTPVEKMTQAQLRAFIPLMLKYSMVRGKPGWGRESTRPPWWPKDLPWANVRMDARSEDEKQKMSWTHALRQIVINCYKYHGREDLLPAFTDDDDDKHHQRALSPASSQCMPSGSCNSGGSSKHGQQAVLTSQQVCIDQMTLADVDMSQYAPAVLQTITNPDGSVSLIQVDPNSPIITLPDGTTAQVIQSTEGGAVVSGVPVSGLDGEGVAVDLNEAGLNSDTQIILTTDDGHGYPVSVSGVITVPVSASVYQSMVASMQQQDGVCVAPLVQVEQNGEALEAISMGGGVAQVMLQGGGEAQVLQVLSLKDATVLTKAMQMTFQQQQVKSEREAVVADS
- the LOC123695099 gene encoding DNA-binding protein P3A2 isoform X6, coding for MVLENKRDDDSDNNMNSAVSTESMDMAEEDMSQADGCGLSGGSEDDEECASSPAGSAYEDAGDVIKSAMSDEVTKQLAAAGPVGMAAAAAIASSKKRKRPHSFETNPSVRKRHQNRLLRKLRQTIEEFATRVGQQAVVLVATPGKPNTSYRVFGAKPLEDVVRNLRCMIMEELENALAQQFGLGSGPQAPPPPQEDPSLFELPPLIIDGIPTPVEKMTQAQLRAFIPLMLKYSMVRGKPGWGRESTRPPWWPKDLPWANVRMDARSEDEKQKMSWTHALRQIVINCYKYHGREDLLPAFTDDDDDKHHQRALSPASSQCMPSGSCNSGGSSKHGQQAVLTSQQVCIDQMTLADVDMSQYAPAVLQTITNPDGSVSLIQVDPNSPIITLPDGTTAQVVCIQSTEGGAVVSGVPVSGLDGEGVAVDLNEAGLNSDTQIILTTDDGHGYPVSVSGVITVPVSASVYQSMVASMQQQDGVCVAPLVQVEQNGEALEAISMGGGVAQVMLQGGGEAQVLQVLSLKDATVLTKAMQMTFQQQQVKSEREAVVADS
- the LOC123695099 gene encoding DNA-binding protein Ewg isoform X9; protein product: MVLENKRDDDSDNNMNSAVSTESMDMAEEPDYDTSYGAQDMSQADGCGLSGGSEDDEECASSPAGSAYEDAGDVIKSAMSDEVTKQLAAAGPVGMAAAAAIASSKKRKRPHSFETNPSVRKRHQNRLLRKLRQTIEEFATRVGQQAVVLVATPGKPNTSYRVFGAKPLEDVVRNLRCMIMEELENALAQQFGLGSGPQAPPPPQEDPSLFELPPLIIDGIPTPVEKMTQAQLRAFIPLMLKYSMVRGKPGWGRESTRPPWWPKDLPWANVRMDARSEDEKQKMSWTHALRQIVINCYKYHGREDLLPAFTDDDDDKHHQRALSPAMSQYAPAVLQTITNPDGSVSLIQVDPNSPIITLPDGTTAQVIQSTEGGAVVSGVPVSGLDGEGVAVDLNEAGLNSDTQIILTTDDGHGYPVSVSGVITVPVSASVYQSMVASMQQQDGVCVAPLVQVEQNGEALEAISMGGGVAQVMLQGGGEAQVLQVLSLKDATVLTKAMQMTFQQQQVKSEREAVVADS
- the LOC123695099 gene encoding DNA-binding protein P3A2 isoform X12; protein product: MVLENKRDDDSDNNMNSAVSTESMDMAEEDMSQADGCGLSGGSEDDEECASSPAGSAYEDAGDVIKSAMSDEVTKQLAAAGPVGMAAAAAIASSKKRKRPHSFETNPSVRKRHQNRLLRKLRQTIEEFATRVGQQAVVLVATPGKPNTSYRVFGAKPLEDVVRNLRCMIMEELENALAQQAPPPPQEDPSLFELPPLIIDGIPTPVEKMTQAQLRAFIPLMLKYSMVRGKPGWGRESTRPPWWPKDLPWANVRMDARSEDEKQKMSWTHALRQIVINCYKYHGREDLLPAFTDDDDDKHHQRALSPASSQCMPSGSCNSGGSSKHGQQAVLTSQQVCIDQMTLADVDMSQYAPAVLQTITNPDGSVSLIQVDPNSPIITLPDGTTAQVIQSTEGGAVVSGVPVSGLDGEGVAVDLNEAGLNSDTQIILTTDDGHGYPVSVSGVITVPVSASVYQSMVASMQQQDGVCVAPLVQVEQNGEALEAISMGGGVAQVMLQGGGEAQVLQVLSLKDATVLTKAMQMTFQQQQVKSEREAVVADS